In Papaver somniferum cultivar HN1 chromosome 9, ASM357369v1, whole genome shotgun sequence, the genomic stretch atttctcgaaatatgtgttggtaagcttttgctttggccaattaagttcatctttacctagtgacgaaagtcatgttatgtttcaatcactttgaaaattgctctgacgaaaaatggtttgtgaataacaactatataacgtcctctcctctgagaatgtttcaatgattgaaatgagagtttagattatataaccattggtggatataagtattgttgtggaaacacatatatgtataagtccttattcattgagccgaagtttgcgaactttgttgatcaagagaaccggattagtggcgtgagctaagtccgcgaactcagtccacgaacccagtccgtgaactggcggaagttctcgacccgagaaaattttctggagtttgtgaactccttccgggaacttaagtccgcgaacccagtccgcgaacttgagttggttatatctaaaaacgattgtttgtgaacttattcatattaactaaggaatgctaaatgcaaaccgtggctatatagttcatgaaccgattcgagtgaatcaaatcgtttttgcttcgattgtgtcttgtgtagttacataagatttccttgcagttgaacaactctctaactagttcatttgagtcatttgaactaattatggtgaagaagaatatggttgatatgaagtgctcatatggctaaccattggttaactattgttgaaccaacaaatattcatgtttgggtacggttacataaacccaaaatagtacatttcatttgtgtgtaacaagctaagttttcgatctagcggttgagaaatattagcttgattgcaaaccctgatttgaaagactatataagggagaactctagcaactgggaaacctaatccccacaccttacgtgtgatactagttgtattagctagagtcgattctcctttaacctttggtttcttctctaaaccaggttaacgatttaaagacttcattgggattgtgaagccagaccggtactactttctcgtagttgtgtgatctgatcttgctgattctatcaggttgagtacaatcgtaatgattggcttgagatctttatctctgataggaaagatagaaaagtaatcacaaacatcttcgtctcatcgtttgtgattccacaatatctttttttgctgcgtcgattaagactattgtgaggtgattgataatactaggttgttcttcgggaatataagtccggtttatcaattgcttcttgttcaccttgatttatcaaaagacgaaacaaaaactcgtaggtatattcgtgggagacggatttatccattttgtagacttttctgtgtgacacatacttgtttattaaagtcttcgactttgggtcgtagcaactcttagttgtgggtgagatcagctaagggaatcaagtacatagcatcctgctgggatcagagacgtaggagcataactgtaccttggatcagtgtgagattgattggggttcaactatagtccagaccgaagttagtttgaagtaggctagtgtctgtagcggcttaatacagtgtgtgttcaatctggactaggtctcgagttttttctgcatttgcggtttcctcgttaacaaaattctggtgtctgtgttatttcttttccgcattatatttcgttatataattgaaatatcacaggttgtgcgttgttcaatcaattataatatccgaccttttggttgttgatttaaattgattgacacttggatattggtctttggtaccagacaagttatctctctagtatttgataaagactcgcatatttctatttgcttgagtatatatcaaatcgagagattgagatataaactctttgatatacttttatctagattgagcctgactgtctagttgattctctagaaagtatattggagtttgtccatacagattgctaattataatattgggtgtcgttgttgtacccccgccttttcagtttatcttaacataaactccttcgtcagatccttagatctatcttatgttcaattaccgaagtaatcgtttaagattaagccaacaacactcttaatccaaataattgtgttgatgccgatctactcaattatcaatccaatctacgacaaggataaaccgattattaattggattcctcttttaccaaaacaagtattgtgcacaccaaagattataaacccaagtcagatcttcaatatcttctttgtcttcaaatcttcttaaatcttcaataaaaaattgcacacaatcacttgaatctcttgtgatcaatcacgcacagaactaacaacagtctaaagatccctgtcgaaactctaaactagtttgagtgaatcttatatcagaagagaagattctcaagaataaacaaactaggtgcaatcatatttcaaccaccgttagtcaatcaaatcaatgaaaacaaaagataaaccgcaattatctagtttcccaccaatggtacacgctagagcttctcaatcccaaagaagactttaaactgagcggccgtaagagatttcgcatgattaagttactctcctctccgaataggcggctacaccaataacaacaacaaaagttgttacgaaggattagtttgctagaaaggcaaacttcaagtatttatagacaaggaattttggacaccaaggaatttccaaaaccgaaaatattctcaagatattcattaaatcacaaattcggttttcataattcctggaagtgctctgtccaaaaataatgatcaaaatctctcggaaaatctaattagtaaatacacattaataattctggaatttccctacaaaatgaaattaataaccttaattaaaagattcttaacttacttatgtttcgatcctgggattctcttcccttggccgttaaggaatatctttgaacaattaaaaaaaataaacattcacagcacatgttcaaagtatgttgacatccttactttgtaagtcctctttcatacttacaaccttgaaaccgatttgccacacttctaaacaagtttagaattggttcatccgactttcaagaactacgtgattcaatcacaatcatgggtttaatggttctaccaaaacaagtttcggttccacctccatgtgagtattgtgcatagtcacactagctttccaaaattcggttgactaggtactaggatcggttccccacatatatatggtatttaacttatatgtgttgcacatgtccataggatcggttcccctttgcctaaaaacgtgttgcacatgtccataagatcggttcccctttctgctataaaccttgctgcaccccatataagtatcggttcccctttgtgatgtactgcacctcttactaggatcggttcccctttcccatatttggtcagacaaaacacaaacccgatcataccatctcaggtgattacttaagatcggtttcactaataaaagtcatactaatacataagtcaggcctttgtgaatagttctaccaagaacacaaacaagatgtgagcggttatactcaatcacacatattggttgttcataatatatgcaatgaataacaaaaccaataacacctggcaatttccttttcggttcacaaacaagtttatgaacttacttccttagaacacatgtaaacattgttccctaggatgaaatcctcacctcatacccatacataatcacaatagcattcaaatgattatggcgatgtcttatctacaaagtttaatggttaagcaataaacctcgtattgtattccttaatactatgtctatctagagttcaaatatgcttcgcagttatgttttcaatatgcacgacttgaaatatacgtcagggaatgaaacagttgaagtcaaatatcactaacctcaagtgaaaggatgattgttgtcgttgtagctccttgcttcttcacatcttcaagacttcgcaatgcttgtaatgtctcatatcctaatactttcaagataacctatacgaagttgactctagtacataatcaagcaacccttaacatgagttttgattcactaaaatatgacaaccaaacttgacataccaacgcttggtgggttcaaccgagccatgctctaacaggtccccctttctgctataaaccttgttgcacctcatacaagtatcggttcccctttgtgatgtactacacctcttactaggatcggttcccctctcccatatttggtcagacataaaatcacaaacccgatcataccatctcaggtgattacttaagattggtttcactaataaaagtcataccaatacataagtcaggcctttgtgaatagttctaccaagaacacaacaagttatgaacggttatactcaatcacacatattggttgttcatcatatatgcaatgaataacaaaaccaataacgcctggcaatttccttttcggttcacaaacaagtttatgaacttacttccttagaatacatgtaaaacattgttccctaggatgaaatcctcacctcatacccatacataataacaatagcattcaaatgattatgacgatgtcttatctacaaagtttaatggttaagcaataaacctcgtattgtattccttaatattatgtctatctagagttcaaatatgcttcgcagttatgttttcaatatgcacgacttgaaagatacgttagggaatgaaacagttcaagtcaaatatcactaacctcaagtggaaggatgattgttgtcgttgtagctccttgcttcttcacatcttcaagacttcgcaatacttgtaatgtctcatatcctaatactttaagctaacctatacgaagttgactctagtacataatcaagcgactcttaacatgagttttgattcactaaaatatgacaaccaaacttgacatatcaacgcttggtgggttcaaccgagccatgctatAACAGgtccccctttctgctataaaccttgttgcacctcatacaaggatcggttcccctttgtgatgtactgcacctcttattaggatcggttcccctgtcccatatttggtcagacataaaatcacaaacgcgatcataccatctcaggtgattacttaagatcagtttcactaataaaagtcataccaatacataagtcatacctttgtgaatagttctaccaagaatacaaacaagctgtgagcggttatactcaatcacacatattggttgttcataatatatgcaatgaataacaaaaataacacctggcaatttccttttcagttcacaaacaagtttatgaacttacttccttagaacacatgtaaacattattccctaggatgaaatcctcacctcatacccatacataatcacaataacattcaaatgattatgacgatgtcttatctacaaagtttaatggttaagcaataaacctcgtattgtattccttaatactatgtctatctagagttcaaatatgcttcgcagttatgttttcaatatgcacgacttgaaagatacgttagggaatgaaacagttcaagtcaaatatcactaacctcaagtggaaggatgattgttgtcgttgtagcttcttgcttcttcacatcttcaagacttcgcaatactttgaaatgtctcatatcctaatactttcaagctgacctatacgaagttgactctagtacataatcaagcgaatcttaacatgacttttgattcactaaatatgacaaccaaacttgacataccaacgtttggtgggttcaaccgagccatgctctaacaggtccccctttctgctataaaccttgttgcacctcatacaaggatcggttcccatttgtgatgtactgcacctattactaggatcggttcccctctcccatatttggtcacacataaaatcacaaacacgatcataccatctcaggtgattacttaagatcggtttcactaataaaagtcataccaatacataagtcatacctttgtgaatagttctaccaagaacacaaacaagttgtgagcggttatactcaatcacacatattggttgttcataatatatgcaatgaataacaaaaccaataacacctggcaatttccttttcggttcacaaacaagtttgtgaacttacttccttagaacacatgtaaacattgttccctaggatgaaatcctcacctcatacctatacataatcacaatagcattcaaatgattatggcgatgtcttatctacaaagtttaatggttaagcaataaacctcgtattgtattccttaatactatgtctatctagagttcaaaaatgcttcgcagttattttttcaatatgcacgacttgaaagatacgttagggaatgaaacagttcaagtcaaatatcactaacctcaagtggaaggatgattgttgtcgttgtagctccttgcttcttcacatcttcaagacttcgcaatacttgtaatgtctcatatcctaatactttcaagctaacctatacgaagttgactctagtacataatcaagcgactcttaacatgagttttgattcactaaaatatgacaaccaaactttacataccaacgcttggtgggttcaaccgatcaatgctctaacaattgtattgatgccgatctacacaaataatcaatctaatctactacaaggataaaccgatcatagttggatcctcttttaccgaaacaagtattgtgcacaccaaagattatgaacccaaattcttcattgtcttcaaatcttctcagatcttcaataaaaacctgcacacaatcaacttgaatctcttgtgatcaatcacgcacagaacggagtctgttaacaatagattatcacaagacgtctttagatatacaaatagtctaaagatccccgtcgaaacttcgatctagtttgagtgaatcttatatcaaaagagaagattctcaagcataaacaaattaggtgcaatcaaagttcaacaacccgTTAGTCAATcacatcaatcgaaaacaaaagataaaccgcaattatctagttttccaccaacggtactaatagagcttctcaatcccaaagaagtctttaaactgagcggacgtaagagatttcgcctaattaggttactctcatctccgaataggcggcttcaccagtagcagcacaactgagatagttttgctgtctctgaggattagtttgttctaaatgcaaactttgatatttataaaccaaggaagtttggacaccaaggaatttccaaaaccgaaaatattctcaagatatgcaatatattccagattcggtttccataattcctggaaatattttgtccaaataatgaccaaaaatctcttagaaaatatccaactagtaaatgcacattactaattttcattttctaaaaataaaattaaaaacattaaataaaagattctcaacttattcctttagctattaaggaatatctttgaacaattaaagataatagttattgcacatgttcaaagtatgtagacatccttactttgtaagttctacttacaatcttgaaaccgatttgccacaaacaagtttagaattggttcatttgactttcaagaactacgtgattgatcaagaacactcaatcaccaaacatgggtttcacggttctaccaaaacaactttcggttctacctccatgtgagtactttgcatagtcacgctagttaccaaaattcggttgactaggtactaggatcggttccccacatatatatggtatctaacttgtacttgctgcacatgtccataggatcggttccccttttcctaaaaacgtgcggcagatgtccataggatcggttcccctttatactaaaaacttgttgcacctcatacaaggatcgattctcctttgtgataggttgcacctcttactagtatcggttcccctttacccagagtcggtcataccaataacactaaatcgatcataccatctcaggtgattacttaagatcggtttcactaataaaagtcataccaatacaaaagtcaggcctttgtgaatagttttaccaagaacataaacaagtcatgaccGGTTatgctaatcacacatattggtagttcaaaatatatgcaatgaataacaataccaataatgcctggagatttctctttcgattcgcaaaacaagttcatgaatttacttccttaaaacaaatgtaaaatattgtttcctagtatgaaatcttcaccttatacccatacataatcacaataggattcaaacgattatgtcgatgtcttatatacaaagtttaatggttaagcagtaaacctcgtattgtattccttaatactatgtctaactagagtataatctcatgcttcgcagttttgttttcaaaatgcacgacttgaaagatacgttagggaatgaaataactcaagtcaaatatcactaacctcaagtggaaggatgatgttgttgttgtagctccttacttcgtcacctcttcaagtcttcgcaatacttgtaatgtctcatatccttatactttcaagctaacctatacgaagttgactctagtacataatcaagcgactctttaaatgagttatggctcactaaaatatgacaaccaaacttgacataccaacgcttggtgggttcaaccgagctatgctctaccaccgtgaaatacttttttttaactcaagatattttttattttttcaaaggaATAAATTAATATACGGGTagaaagatttaaaaaaaaatatccatGAAGTGTCTTTTTTACTCAATACTTTTTTCTTTTACCCgtgatttttttttacttaagGAATTATTTTCAGCTGGGGCCggtaatattttttttacttgAGAAATTATTTTATGGTGGGACCATAAGCTCTTATTTCTTATTGGTCTAAATTTtttctcaaaagattttattggtCTAAATATTCTCTGGTGGGGCCagaagttttcttttttttttttgctaggaaaaTGTAGAATATATAGAAAGGATGGTTACATAGAAGAGTTTAAGAATGCAGGTATAATACCCATCCATTCTCCAGAGGTTCTTGACCTTCTACTACACTTTGATGCTTTATCTGCTAGCATCACTGACAAAGCATACTTTATCTAGCCCTTTAATTTTATCCCATTTCACTGCTTCAAATAAGGCCATACTTTCGGCTTCCTCGGCATTCCTCACATTCCCAGCTTTGAGTTTGCATCCAAGAAATGCGCCAGCAAGGTCAGTTAATACCAAACCAATACCAGATAATTTAGTATCATTATCAAAGGCAACATCAGAAAAGATAATATGACAATCAAATGACAATGTGCTAGTGACATGATCAATGGTTTTATCAGCTACAGAGGCTGGTCTAACTAGGTCATGAGGAATAGAATTGTTCAAGTATGACTCAGTATCATTGATTAACTTGAGAGCAAGTCTAGCAGTAGACTGGTGATTAAGATTTTTTCCTTGAAAGACACTGGAACATCTATCTTTCCAAATGCTCCAAGAAATTGAAAAGACAGACCCTGCCTTCTTTGTCAGTCCATCATCCGAGAGCCATTTAATAACCCAATCCTGCAGGTTAATGCTAGAAGCACTATCTTGtttaataatatctgcataaggGGTTAGAGACCAAACAACTTTCGAAAATTCACAGTGCAGTATAATGTGTTCAGGTGATTCAGAAATACCAGAGTTACACATATTACAAGAAGTATCACGACCATTGGAAAATCTCGCAAGAACAGTTTTAGCTGGAAGAATGTTTTCATGGCACTTCCAAGCAAAAATATGAACTTTGTGCAAAATGGGAAGCTTCCACAGAGATATGTAAATATGATTACTACTCTGACGATTGTTCATGTAAATATTCTGGCCAGAGATGATTTTATAAGCTGATTTGATAGTAAACAAACCATTCTTAGTGTGTGGCCAAATGATTCTATCACAACTAGATAAAGGAATCCCAATGCctaaatgttgatggtggtttttagttcagggctaaatttataaaatcctgcatttaatgtgccgtcactctgcaaagaaacggagccatgtaaaagtgatgagtgttcaacctcttcactgacgCATTAATTgagaaactcaatattttctcatgaaatttgtccagaatggtgcatgtagcaacaatccctgatattctgtaaattatggcaccttgcctgtattattcagttaatataagtttatttgaatgctttttgtgctatgttccccggatgaacccttaatgttgatatggcatgaaaatttgtgttcactcgcagcacagtaacacgaatttccaagtatcagggataaggtctttgcataaagtatccaatcagaaagcatattgctctctggcaatgaacttaaagaactctgtgtcaacacatagaattcaatcaattttgtgataattcacaagattcagatattaccctgactaatttgcaaaaattagggttttgcgccttgtgcagtatatcagaccttgcatgTCAacattaagcctaggaaaactatataattaatctgccatggattagtaggtgcaaaatcttgcccagaatcagaaaccAAGAAATAGAGGAGACGCAGAATAGGagaagcagcaaagggaggcatggccatgccttaggccagccgacgccatttgccattggccacgccccatgtttcctaaaccggccctatttcccttgaccaatcaggtcaccttaaacccgccacacgcacataagttgtggctgggcccatacttgccgaccttatttcccatcgaccaatcaggtcgctttaaacttgccacacccacaccagaagtgtggccacgcccgcgTATGGCCGACTCTCTCTTTTTCGACCAACccggttgctctaaacctgccgcagtattaaaaagagaggaaaaattgCGCCAATACCAAATTGGATTTCCAAAGTTGCGCCAATGCACTaactggcatgccaaacgtgcatgcccaaTGTGCcggacgtgccactttgccacagaagcatgccgaacgtggcaacataccataaataatgcacttacgtgccaacccatcttctgttcgtggccaacgccataacagacttcaatgtggttatcctaactAGAAACACGACCTTtcatggtcgaaaccctaatttccagtcgtggtacaaattatgccacttcgggccccacaacatgccacgagccgtgcgggacccaggaatccctaataaagacgccatatcatagccacccgtgGCAATTcttactcctgtggccgtttccatatGATGGCCTgcctatggttcctttggcgtggctatggcaccatttgcacaaaacgtcGATGCGCCACGGCCACATGCCGTATGCActagttagggttttggcacgccaaaccctaatttaggcaaaattGTTAccccaaccaagccaagtaacgtttcccggagtattgggattgatgtggcaacatgtccaatgttgtcggagccacatttgggtctaacaccaatgtgccataatctagcggccatggctacgccgggCGCTACTTGCActatcgtgccactggcatgcgctaactatgtcAACCACGCAACCGTGTCGCAGCGcatgtgctaattagggtttcgagacgccaaaccctaatttaggcaaagttgatacgccaaccaagccaagtaacgtttcccagagcattgggattgatgtggcaacatggacaatgttgtcggagccatatttgggtctaacaccaatatgccaaaacagctgccacggctacgccactggcatgccgctataccatggctacgtcaggcgccactttgctatacaacaagatgtggccataatcaaagGTCATCCTTTCTCATAACCTACAATATCAGTCATCCAAATTCGTCATAGAATTGACAGGCcggtggcaagttttaggcggccagccaaggcaagcctgatagcatcacatgttattttcctgtggcaagtctcttgactttgacttgccacacatagcaatcttcTACACGTTTTTcatgaaaacattcgagacatcaaaca encodes the following:
- the LOC113312246 gene encoding uncharacterized protein LOC113312246, with the translated sequence MNNRQSSNHIYISLWKLPILHKVHIFAWKCHENILPAKTVLARFSNGRDTSCNMCNSGISESPEHIILHCEFSKVVWSLTPYADIIKQDSASSINLQDWVIKWLSDDGLTKKAGSVFSISWSIWKDRCSSVFQGKNLNHQSTARLALKLINDTESYLNNSIPHDLVRPASVADKTIDHVTSTLSFDCHIIFSDVAFDNDTKLSGIGLVLTDLAGAFLGCKLKAGNVRNAEEAESMALFEAVKWDKIKGLDKVCFVSDASR